ATGCATATGGCGAAGTGTTTGATGATTATGCAGGTGCAATTTTAAACCCATGTTTTAAAGAAGCAAACAATAAATATGATTTTAATTGGGAGAAAAAAGCAACAGAAAAGATGGACAGTTTCCATTTGCTAAAGTTTACTGGGAATAAACTGGATTTTGCAACAACTGCATTAGTAAGTGATTTTAAAGGGAAATTTAAAACATCACCTACAGATAAAAAAGCTGATGCTTACAAGGGAAGTAAATTCTCGGTACAAGAGTTCATGGTAACACCAAACGGCGAGTATTTAATTGCTGGGCAGTTGAACGGAAAAACCAATTTGGGAATGGGAAATCCAGTAACAACCTATGAAGATATTGTTTGTTTCCATTTTGATAAACAAGGACAGTTGAAAGCCCAATATGGTGTCGAAAAACTCAATAGTGACAAGAAAAGTGAAATTTATCCTGTTAAGCAATCATTTATACTTGGTAAGGATGGTAAATCATTGTATTGGTTAATTTTAGAAGTAAAAGGTTTTGAAGGTTATGCAGACTTTTTAGCAGCTTATGCAGGGTACAAAAGCTATTTTCCTCGATACTTCCCTCGAATTGCCAAATTAGATACTCAAAGTTCTACTGTAAATAGTTTTACCATTCTAGGAAATGAGAAGTATTATCTAACTCAAAGTTTTAACCCGATAGCTGATTTAAATGAGCATAGTTTAGTATTTGTTGGCAGTGATGAAGATTACAAAAAACTATGGGTAAATAAATATGTATTTCAATAATTAATCGTCTAAATAAATCACATTAAATTAAAATTATCTCTCATGAAGAAAATAACTTCCGCTATGCTAATATTAGCATTTGTAACTATTACAATATCAGGTTGTAAGAAAAAAACAACTGAAGAACCTGTTTATACCTGCACAACTTGTAAAACCACACCAGATGCAGTTGCAGCTAACGATGCAAGTAATAAAGGAGTTTATAAAGGTGTTATTATTGGTTCAAGCGGTACTATTAAATTCGATTTATCAAACACTGGAACAACCATAACGGCAACAATGGTTTTAGATGGTATAACTGCCACGCTTACATCTACAGTTGCTATAGTTGCCGGAACAACTTATGTTGGGGCATTTACAGGTACTTGGAACGGACAACCAGTTAGTGTTACGTTTTCGGTAAATCCTACTGGGCAAAATCCAGTAGTTACGGCTTTCAACATTCCTGGTCACGCAACTAGCTCTTTTAATATCATTAAAGAAACTTCAAATCAATTAATAGAATGTTTCGAAGGCACTTATGATAGCACTAGACCAGAAAAAGGAACATTTAATATTGTATTGTCTCGTGGCTTGAAAATCTTTAGTGGCTCAGCAAAAAAAGATCAAGGTACTACGGTTAATAGTTTCAAAGGTAGTATTAACAGTGCTAATAAATTGATAGATGCAAGTGATGGGAAAACCCTTGCAACATTGACGGGTGATGTATTAGCAGAGGTTTTTGTAGATGGTAATAATGCTACAATAACCATAAAAGGAAAAAGAACTTTTTAATATAGGTTAAATACCAAACAAATTAATAAACTAAATTAGCAATCAATGGCCGTTTAAATCAAAAGATTTAGGCGGCTTTTTTGTATAGAAACGAAACAATGTCTTTAAGGCTGATGTTATCTATTGGTTATTAAGCTATCGCCATGAAAGATGAAAATAAAAGAGAAAACTCCATTGTCATCAATGAAAATGAAATGAGAGGAGATAAATTAATTTTCGATATACTTATCAAAGAAAAATTAGCTCACATAATTGTAATTAGAGATGGAGTCGATTATCACATCAACCTTGATGGTGAAGATTTAGGTTATTATACTAAAAAAGAGCATGAAACAATTAGTCGTAATCCGCAGCCCAAAGGAGCTCATTTAGATCTTGAAGCCTATTTTAAACCCATTGAACAGAAAGTTGAGGAATTGGAAGGGGCTGGTGTTGGGTGGACTAAACAAACTCCATCTGCGCCAAAAGTTATGCAACAAAGCACAGCTCCAAAAGATGGTTTAGATAATACAGGCACACAAGGTTATGATTCGCTAACTGATGATGCATTTACTGGTTCTTCGGAAAAACCTGATGAGCATCCAAATGAATATCAAAGTAGAACTGGAAGTTCATCAAAAGATTTTCACGATGCGAAGGATGACATATAGAATTTATTTATTACCTACTAAAAATGATATTTCTAATCTCTCCCTTAAAGTAAGTTAAATCACCTTGTGGTAAATTCCAAGTTGCAGAAAATTGTGAGGGAAAAGTTAATTCATTGTGTTTGATGTAGGTTTTGCACTGAGCCATCCATTTAGTTTCTAATAAATTACCATTGCTTTCGGTATAATACCTGTCATTAGTTTCAAATCTTATCATTTGAAAATTTTCATTGAAATAAAATAGGCCAGTTGCTTTTAAGCCATGGTAATTAATGGTGCCTTTAACGGTATATAAATCAATTTCTTCCCATTTGATATAGGTTTGCAATGCATAATCAGGGATAATCATGGTTTCTGCCAAGATCGTAACTAATTCTGCTTTATCCATTTTATAACCCTTTGCATCAACAAGCTTAAATAGTCCAGCTGCCTTAACTAGCATGTTTCCATTACCATGACGAAAACTATCTAAAGCTTCAAGTCCAATTATACCTAGTATTTTCGCTTTCATATAAACTAACCTTATTGGATCAGGAAGGAAGTTGTGTTGTAGGCAAGTAATAGATTTCCAATATCCTTTTTTTGAGAATTTTAGCATGGTGTTTTTCCATTCAATTTTTACCTGATGGATATTGCCTAATGATAAAATTCCAGATTTAATAACGAAATGTTGCATTGCTTTGGGTAAATCAGTAACAGGTCTTTTGCCTGTATAAATCTTTTTAACTAATGCTTTTGCTTTTCTCAGTTCAGTATAAAACTGATATAGTACATTTCCCATCTTAGGTTTAATAACCAACTGCAAGGTGATAGATTACCTGAAGCAGTATGATGACACTTCCAATAATTATGATAGACTTGGAATTATCTTTATTGGCAATTTTAAGTGCTCTGTTTTGATTTTTCATTCTATTTAATTTGATGTTATAAATTTCTAAGAATCATTTTGTATGAAGATTGATGCTTATCACTTTATAAATTGATTATCAGCATCAATTAATGTTTGTATCACAGTGCTAATTCTAATGTATTTTATATGATAACATCTTAAAAAGTGATCAAAATCATTTTTTTAGGTGATATGTCCAAGCTTCTGCAATTCGTAGCCACGATACATTTGAACATTAAAAAACATAAACTATTATGATACATAAATTTCACATTCCAGTTTTAGGTTTAGGATTTTCAATTGATACGCCGTTAAAAGTTGCTAAATATGGTATATCATCTGTGGTGTCTGTTGTTGATGATGAATTGATTGAACGGATGCGTGAATATCATTGCCAAGAAATTGAATATATTCCTATACCAAAAAAAGCAGAAGATAGTAGGGCAAGAAGAATTTCTTGCTACTTAAATATGTTAGATAAAATGGTAGATTATGATTTTGAAAACCTAAAAAAATTACCATTTGAAGAAGATAATGAGCTTTGTAAGTATTTTGAAATGCTACCTGATGATTCTCAATTGAAACAGGGTTACGAACTGATGTTAGAATACCCAGAAGGAGAACGTAAAACTATCTTTCAGAATATTTTACGTAAACGGATGGAAAAAGGTTCAATTGATGTAAATATCATGTCGAAGGTAGACCGTGTTAACCATGAAAGCGGAATGGGCTTTACTGGAGATGAGAGCAGTGATGCAATGGCTGCGCTTCGCGGTTTTGCAAAAAGTAGATTGAGTTCTTCACTGGTACTTTCAGCAGGGATGAATCCACGTTTATACAGTTACTTGGAAGAATTTGATGACTTTTATCCCAATGAAAATAATGAGCTTAAAAAGAAGATTATTTTAAAGGTAAGTGATTTCAGATCTGCATTTATACAGGCAAAATTTTTAGCGAAAAAAGGAATTTGGGTATCTGAATTTAGGGTAGAGAGCGGTTTAAATTGTGGAGGTCATGCTTTTGCCACTGCTGGATATTTACTTGGACCTATTTTGGAAGAGTTTAAGCAAATGAAAATGCAAATGAATGAGGAACTTTTTGAATTGTATGTTGCTGCTTTGCATTCAAAAGGAATAACAAGTGCGCAAATGCAACCTCAAAAATTGAGTGTACAAGGAGGTATTGGAACCGCTCAAGAAAATGAGTTTTTGCTTAAGCATTATAAGTTAGATTCAACTGGTTGGGGTAGTCCGTTTTTATTGGTGCCAGAAGTAACAAATGTTGATAATACTACATTAAATCAGTTAACAGCTGCAAACGAAGATTCATTCTATTTAAGTAATTCATCCCCATTGGGTGTTTTATTTAATAACTTTAAGGGAAGTGGAATAGAAAAGGAGAGGTTAGAGAGAATTAAAAAAGGCAGACCAGGAAGTCCTTGTACCAAAAAGTACCTATGCACTAACACAGAATTTACTACAGAACCAATTTGTACAGCTTCAAGAGAATATCAACACCTTAAGATTAATGAACTAAAAAGTAAGGAATTGTCTATAAACGAATTTGAAAGACAGTTGGAAAATGTAATTGAAAAGGTATGCCTTTGCGAAGGATTATGTAGCTCAACCTATCAGAAAATCGGTATTTTGAAACCAAAGGAAAGTAAGGCAGTAGCTATTTGCCCTGGACCTAATTTAGCTTATTTTTCAAGGAAATATTCTTTGGATGAAATGGTAGGCCATATTTATGGGAAATTGGATTTGTTGGAAAAAGTAAAAAGGCCAAACTTTTTTATAAAAGAACTGGACTTATACATCAATTATTTAAGCACCGAAATAAAAATTTTGTTAAAAGATGTGAATGTTAAAAAACATGCGCAATTGGTAAACTTTAAGGCACAGCTTTTAAGAGGCATCGATTATTATAAATACCTTTATGTACAATTTTCTGGAGAGAATATACTTTTTAAAACGAAGTTCTTTAATCCATTAATGTTAGCTGAATCTAGATTAAATGACATCAGTATTTAACAGGAATTAGCGCTATATTTGGATGGAAACTTTAGGTATGGAAAGAGAAAAGTTATTAATAGCAATAATAGAAAACGCAATTGACGGAATTATAACTATTGATGATAGAGGGCTAATTGAAAATATAAATCCTGCAGCTTTAGAACTTTTTGGTTTTGAAAGTAGAGATGAATTGCTGGGTAAAAATGTTTCTGTATTAATGCCAGAGCCTGATAGGCATAAACACGATAGTTACCTTTCTAACTATGAACATACAGGTAAAAAAAAGATTATAGGCATTGGTAGGGAAGTAACAGGGCAGCGCAAAGATGGCTCAACTTTTCCTTTTAGGCTTGGTGTAAGCGAAATTAAATTTACAGATAGAAGAATTTACACTGGCTTTATTCATGACCTAAGCAGACAGAAAGAAGACGAGATTAAAATTAAAAGCTATACTGAAGAGTTAGAGATAAAAATTAAGGAGCGTACCAAAGAATTAATTAAATCCATAAATGAGCTAGAAACAGCTAAGGAGCATGTAAGTACACTTTTCGAGAAAGAAAAAGAACTTAACCAACTTAAAACAAGATTCGTTTCTATGGCTTCTCATGAGTTTAGAACTCCTTTAAGTTCTATACAATTATCAGCTTCTCTAATCAATAAATACGTAGAGAAACAGGATGTAGAAAGTGTAGAAAAACATACTGGTAAAATCAAAAATGCAATCAACAACCTTACTACGATATTAAATGATTTCCTCTCTTTAGAAAAGCTAGAAGCTGGAAAAGTTGAAGTAAAATCTCAATGGTTTGATATTTTTACTTATGCCGAAGAAATTGCCGAAGAAATGCAATTAATGACCAAGCAGAAGCAACTAATTGTTTACGAACATAAAGGCACTACAAGTCAGGTTTTTCTAGATCAAAACTTATTAAAGAACTGTATCATCAACTTAATTTCAAATGCCATTAAATATTCTGGAGAGGATACAATGATTCAGTTTAATAGTACTGTAAATGAGCATGAACTGATTATTGATGTTAAAGATAATGGAATAGGAATTCCGGCTTCTGAAATGAACAATTTATTTGAACCATTTTTTAGGGCGCATAATACTGGTGATATTCCTGGTACTGGTTTAGGGCTAAACATTGTGAAACGCTATGTTGGTTTAATGAACGGGACTTGTACTTGTGAAAGTGAACAAAACAGTGGCACTACATTTAAACTCCATTTTAAATTTTAATGATGAAGAAAGCATTAGTAATTGAAGATAGCGATGATATAAGGGAAGGGACAGTTGAAATACTAGATTTGGCTGGATACGAAACTTTTAGTGCTAAAAATGGAAGGATTGGAGTTGATTTAGCCATTAAACATTTGCCTGATATTATCCTTTGTGATATCATGATGCCAGAATTAGATGGTTATGGCGTATTGTATCTTTTGCAAAAGAACCCTCAAACTGCAAATATCCCATTTATATTTATGACAGCAAAGGCAGAGCGTGCCGATATGCGTAAAGGAATGGAAATGGGAGCAGATGATTACCTCACCAAACCTTTTGATGATTTAGAACTGTTTAATGCTATAGAAAGCAGGCTCAAGAAAAGAGCTAAACCAGCTGGCTTTAAATCAGCTGGCGGGGATAAAGAAACCTTATTTGAAGCGTTAAAAGCCAAGGGAAAAACTAGGTCTTTTGCCAATAAACAAATTATCTACATTGAGAATGACGATCCTTCTTATTTATACTTCATCAAAAAAGGGCAGGTTAAAAGTTATAAAATAGCGAAGGATGGGAGAGAACTTTCCTCAACGCTGTACCATGATGGTGATTTTTTTGGTTATGAAAGTTTATGCAAAGCATCTAATTATACCGATAACGCAGCGACTTTAAGTGATTGTGAAATTACCTTAATTGCAAAGGCAGATTTCATGGACTATCTATTAAATCATCAAGAAATTGCAAGTGTTTTTATTGGTTTGCTTTCTGGAAGTGTGCAAGAAAAGGAAGAGCAAATGTTAAGGTTGGCTTATTTCTCAGTCCGTAAGCGTGTTGCTGATGCTTTGGTTCAAGTAGCAGGTAAATTTGGCGATTCCAATAGTGATAGTTGCATACTAAAAATTTCAAGAGATGATTTAGCTGCTTTGGTTGGCACAGCAAGTGAAACAGTAAGTAGAATGCTGGCAGATTTTAAAGATGAAAAACTCATCGAAAAAAACGGAAATGCCATTCATGTTCTTTCTATTGAAAAATTGAGAAACGTTAAGCAGTAGATTCGTTTGTAGTCTATTGGTCTATGGTCCATAGACTATAGACCATAGTTTTCTGACGAATATCATTTTTTCTTCTAATCCATCTCATCAGTTCTAGGGTATTTCTAAGCTAGTTTTGTATATATAAAATATGCAGAATGAAAGCAATTGCCTATAATATCAATCCTAAAGAAAAAGAATGGCTCATTTTGGCCAACTATAAAAAACATGACATTACTATAATAGCAAATAGTTTAACACTTGATACGTTAAACTTTGCTGCTGGTAAAGAGGCACTGATAGTTTTTAATGAGGATCCCATAAACGCTGATATCATTAATGGTTTAAAAGCTTTGGGCATTAAATATATAGCCACATCTTCTTATGAATATTACCATATTGATTTGCCTGCAGCTAAAGCCGCAGGAATAAAAATTGCAAACATTCCGTTTAAGAACGGTGGTACTTTAGAAAACATGCATCAAGTTATTACCAATTTGGATAATTGGGCAGCAGGTAAATGTGTTGGCGATGCTTGTTGTTGCCAAAGTAATTGCTTCATTAACCTTGTTCACAAAGAAAATGGACACCACTAAGTTGCTCAAAAAGTATAATGTTGCTGCTCCTCGTTATACCAGTTATCCTACGGTTCCATATTGGAATACGGATAAATTTACCACAGGCCAATGGTTAAATTCTTTAATTAAAAGTTACGCTACTCATAAAGAAGATGGAATAAGTATTTATATCCATTTGCCATTTTGTGAAAGCCTATGTACGTATTGTGGCTGCAATACCCGAATTACCAAAAACCATTGTGTAGAAATTCCTTACATCACTGCTTTAATTAAAGAATGGGAAATGTATTGTAAAGTATTAGGTGAAAAACCTAAAATTAAAGAACTGCATTTAGGAGGCGGAACGCCAACGTTTTTCAGTCCACAAAATTTAAAGTATTTAATTACCTCAATAATTGGGCAAGATAATGAGGGAATTGCTTGTTCCTTTGAAGGTCACCCAGACAATACAACTACAACTCATCTACAGGTTTTACATCAATTGGGTTTTAAACGTTTAAGCTTAGGTATTCAGGATTTTGATTCGAAAGTACAACTAATGATTAATCGTTTCCAAACGCCTGAGCAAGTTGCCCATATCACCAAAGAAGCAAGAGCGCTGGGCTATGATTCCATCAATTTCGATTTAATTTATGGTTTACCAGGACAAACTTTAAAAGGATTAAAACAGACCATAATAGAGGTTATTAATATGTGGCCAGAGCGAATTGCTTTTTATAGTTATGCCCATGTGCCGTGGTTAAAACCTGGACAAAGACATTATTCAGAAAAGGACATTCCACAGGGTAACGAAAAGTTTGCATTGTATCAGATTGGCAGAGATTTATTGCTTAGTGCTGGTTATCAAGAAATAGGGATGGACCATTTTGCACTAAAAAAAGACAGCTTATTTAAAGCCAGCGAAAGCCATCAATTGCACAGAAACTTTATGGGTTATACCGACCAACATACCAAAATATTAATTGGTTTGGGCGTTTCTTCCATCAGCGATTGCGAAACAGCATTTGCACAAAATAGCAAAACATTGGAAGGCTACGTAGCTCAAATTAACAATGATTGTTTTGCTGTAGAAAAAGGTCACCTTTTAACTGATAAAGATTTGTATATCAGACAACATATATCAAATTTAATGTGCAAAGGTTTCACCTATTTCCATACAGAAATTCCAACCGTAATCATCGAAAGATTGAAGCCTCTAATAGCTGATAATTTGGTTCAGATTACAGGAAGAGAAGTAAGCATTACTGAGACAGGAAAATCCTTTCTGAGGAATGTATGTATGGCATTTGATGAACACTTATGGGATCGCCAACCGCAAACCAATCTATTTAGTAACGCAGTTTAATTAGGTGTATGGAACAGCAAAAAATATTGAGTGCTAACTTATGTTACCATTGTGGTGAGGATATTTCTGGCGTTGATTTGGTTATAGCCGATAAACATTTTTGTTGCGCAGGTTGCAAGGGGGTTTATCAAATACTGTCTGCTAATAACATGTGTGCTTATTATGCTTATAATGATAGCCCTGGAAAGAGGTTAGAAACAAATGCCCACTTTGAATATTTAGATGAACCAAGTATTGTTAAACAACTGGTCAATTATCAGGATAAGGAAAATTGCATTGTCACCTTTTATATTCCTGCCATTCATTGTAGTTCATGCATTTGGCTTTTAGAACATTTGTATAAAATTAATCCAGCTATTTACAGTTCTAGAATAGATTTTTTGAAAAGAGAGGTTAACTTGAGCTTTAAACATAATGAAATTGCTTTAAGAAAAGTTGTAGAAATTCTAGTGCAAATTGGTTATGAGCCAGCTATTAATTTACAAGATGTGGTAAAGGAAAATAGCAACAGAGTTGATAAAGCACTTATCCTAAAAATTGGCGTTGCTGGTTTTTGCATGGGGAATGTGATGTTGTTTAGTTTTCCAGAATATTTTGGCATATCAAATCTAGAACCTCAATTTAAGGCTTTATTTGGCTGGTTAAATTTAGCTTTTTCTATTCCAGTTGTATTGTTTAGCGGTAAAGATTATTTCTTATCGGCCCTTGCCAGTTTAAAACACAAACACATTAATTTAGATACGCCATTAGCTTTAATTATCGCGGTGTTGTTTTTAAGAACCGCATTTGCTGTCGTCTTTAACAACGGAGTAGGTTTTGCCGATACCTTAACTGGACTGGTCTTTCTGCTGTTGATGGGAAAGTGGGTTAAACAGCGCACTTATCATCATATTTCTTTTGATAGAGATTATCGCTCTTATTTCCCAATAGCCATTACCACT
The sequence above is drawn from the Pedobacter frigiditerrae genome and encodes:
- a CDS encoding DUF6920 family protein; translated protein: MGNVLYQFYTELRKAKALVKKIYTGKRPVTDLPKAMQHFVIKSGILSLGNIHQVKIEWKNTMLKFSKKGYWKSITCLQHNFLPDPIRLVYMKAKILGIIGLEALDSFRHGNGNMLVKAAGLFKLVDAKGYKMDKAELVTILAETMIIPDYALQTYIKWEEIDLYTVKGTINYHGLKATGLFYFNENFQMIRFETNDRYYTESNGNLLETKWMAQCKTYIKHNELTFPSQFSATWNLPQGDLTYFKGEIRNIIFSR
- a CDS encoding PAS domain-containing sensor histidine kinase; translation: MEREKLLIAIIENAIDGIITIDDRGLIENINPAALELFGFESRDELLGKNVSVLMPEPDRHKHDSYLSNYEHTGKKKIIGIGREVTGQRKDGSTFPFRLGVSEIKFTDRRIYTGFIHDLSRQKEDEIKIKSYTEELEIKIKERTKELIKSINELETAKEHVSTLFEKEKELNQLKTRFVSMASHEFRTPLSSIQLSASLINKYVEKQDVESVEKHTGKIKNAINNLTTILNDFLSLEKLEAGKVEVKSQWFDIFTYAEEIAEEMQLMTKQKQLIVYEHKGTTSQVFLDQNLLKNCIINLISNAIKYSGEDTMIQFNSTVNEHELIIDVKDNGIGIPASEMNNLFEPFFRAHNTGDIPGTGLGLNIVKRYVGLMNGTCTCESEQNSGTTFKLHFKF
- a CDS encoding response regulator produces the protein MMKKALVIEDSDDIREGTVEILDLAGYETFSAKNGRIGVDLAIKHLPDIILCDIMMPELDGYGVLYLLQKNPQTANIPFIFMTAKAERADMRKGMEMGADDYLTKPFDDLELFNAIESRLKKRAKPAGFKSAGGDKETLFEALKAKGKTRSFANKQIIYIENDDPSYLYFIKKGQVKSYKIAKDGRELSSTLYHDGDFFGYESLCKASNYTDNAATLSDCEITLIAKADFMDYLLNHQEIASVFIGLLSGSVQEKEEQMLRLAYFSVRKRVADALVQVAGKFGDSNSDSCILKISRDDLAALVGTASETVSRMLADFKDEKLIEKNGNAIHVLSIEKLRNVKQ
- a CDS encoding lactate dehydrogenase gives rise to the protein MKAIAYNINPKEKEWLILANYKKHDITIIANSLTLDTLNFAAGKEALIVFNEDPINADIINGLKALGIKYIATSSYEYYHIDLPAAKAAGIKIANIPFKNGGTLENMHQVITNLDNWAAGKCVGDACCCQSNCFINLVHKENGHH
- the hemN gene encoding oxygen-independent coproporphyrinogen III oxidase, with protein sequence MLVVAKVIASLTLFTKKMDTTKLLKKYNVAAPRYTSYPTVPYWNTDKFTTGQWLNSLIKSYATHKEDGISIYIHLPFCESLCTYCGCNTRITKNHCVEIPYITALIKEWEMYCKVLGEKPKIKELHLGGGTPTFFSPQNLKYLITSIIGQDNEGIACSFEGHPDNTTTTHLQVLHQLGFKRLSLGIQDFDSKVQLMINRFQTPEQVAHITKEARALGYDSINFDLIYGLPGQTLKGLKQTIIEVINMWPERIAFYSYAHVPWLKPGQRHYSEKDIPQGNEKFALYQIGRDLLLSAGYQEIGMDHFALKKDSLFKASESHQLHRNFMGYTDQHTKILIGLGVSSISDCETAFAQNSKTLEGYVAQINNDCFAVEKGHLLTDKDLYIRQHISNLMCKGFTYFHTEIPTVIIERLKPLIADNLVQITGREVSITETGKSFLRNVCMAFDEHLWDRQPQTNLFSNAV